caaaagaaccacatcatctgcaaaaagcagagatgcaattctgaggtcaccaaaccggatcccttcctccccccggctgcgccttgagatcctgtccatgaagaccacgaacagaatcggagacaaggggcaaccctggcggaggccaacacccaccgggaacgtgtttgacgttgtgccgagtatgcggacactgctctcactttggttatatagggaccggatagctcgtagcaacgagcccggtaccccatactcccgcagtacccccaacaagactccccgagggacacggtcataaaccttctccaaatccacaaaacacatgtagactggatgggcaaactcccatgccccctccagaagcctcgcaagggtaaagagctggtccgctgttccacggccaggacgaaagccgcattgttcctcctgaatctgcggttcgacaatcggccggagcctcctttccagcaccctggagtagactttcccggggaggctgagaagtgtaattccacggtaattggaacacaccctccggtccccctttttgaaaatgggaaccaccaccccggtctgccaatccacaggcactgtcccagacctccacgcgacactgaagaggcgtgtcaaccatgacaaccCAAcaatgtccagagccttcagcatctcagggcgaatctcatccaaccctggcgccttgccgccgggcagctttttaactacctcaGCGACCTCGGCCAGGGAtattgatgagtcttcccctgagtcttcagactctgcctcctctacggaggacgttttggctggattaaggagttcctcaaagtgttctttccaccgtctaaggacatccccaggtcgggtcagcaggtctcctcccccgctgaacacagcttgggctaagccctgctttcccttcctgagtcgcctgacggttttccagaacctctttgaggccgaccgaaagtcctcctccatggcctccccgaattcctcccatacccgagtttttgcttcagcgactgccgcagctgcagcccttctggccgaacggtacctgtctgctgattccagagacccctcggccagccaagaccgaaaggcctccttcttcagcttgacggcctccctcaccgctggtgtccaccagcgggttcttgggttgccgccacgacaggcaccgacggccttcaggccacagctcctaccagccgcgtcaacaattgaggctttgaacatggcccattcagactccatgtccccagcctcacccgggatgttggagaaattcttccggaggcgtgagttgaagaccctgcagacaggggcctctgccagacgttcccagttcaccctcactacgcgtttgggtttgccaggtctgtctagcatcctcccccgccacctgatccaactcaccaccaggtggtgatcagttgacagctctgctcctctcttcacccgagtgtccaaaacatgcggccgcagaacagacgatacgataataaaatcgatcatcgatctttggcctagagtgctctggtaccaggtacacttatgaacaactctatgctcgaacatggtgttcgttatggacaatccgtgactagcacagaagtccaataacagaacaccactcgggtttagatcgggcaggccgttcctcccgatcacccccctccaggtaccatcatcgttacccacgtgagcgttgaagtctcccagaagaacaatagagtccccagatggtaccccttccaggacaccacccagagactccaagaaggccgggtactccgaactgctgtttggtgcataagcacaaacaacagtcagagaccttctccctgcgacttgcagccgcaaggaggcgaccctctcgttcctcggggagaactccaacacagcggcgctcagccgggggcttgtgagtatccccacacccgcccggcgcctctcaccctgggcaactccggaaaaggagagagtccagcctctctccaggagtttggttccagagcccaagctatgcgtggaggtgagcccaactatttctagctggtaatgctccacctcccgcacaagctcgggctccttccccgtcagtgaggtgacgttccacgtccccagagctagccgctggagccgggggtcagcacgcccaggtcccCGCCTTTGCCTGCCGCCCGACTCTCTGTGCACCCGACCCTTATGCCTGAGTCTGCgggtggtgggcccacaggtcggcgggtCCACGTAGTCTtttcgggctgagcccggccgAGCCCCGTGGACAaaggcccggccaccagacgctcgcctgcgtgctccccttccgggtctggctccaggagggggccccggtttacccgtgccgggcgaggtacacTGTTTTAAATGGTCCCgcttcataagggtctttgaatcgctcttagtctggcccctcccctgagaccactttgccatgggagaccctaccaggagctattgctcccgacaacacagctcccaggatcactgaggcacacaaacccctccaccacgataaggtggcgattcttggaggagtcaaattaattagaggctttgtaattattaatcgaaattaatcgcattttaatcacatataaatatttgacctgagaacagtgagaagtcatttttttcacatggatttttagtataccattgaataatgactgaatacataagcttaagcaacaaaaatagtgtttatttttgttcaagtccaacagaccagtgcaatttttgccattaagtgtagcaatagcatatttagaaatatagtacatttcagaaattcaggtagcctatatgtaggtagaccttctgtaaactataatactttggtttttaaagtaaaacaccatccacgctagctaccacactagcaactagctgctatatgttttgcactgaggtgatacttgaggctcgatgtgctgtggtgatatgcaaattccttgtttcatagcttgcacacaaccatgctcttatcgacgcttccatccgttaaTTTTTTGTAGCAAAATTTCCCATCcatggggccaaccaaagcgctctcatcagcttcttccttcatgttcactgtggtttgttgttgtctgaactcatgaacgctagttggtgctccagtataatcggtccgcctgaaactttttaacgcgttaatttttgtgtaattaattaatcttagttcacgcgttaaagtccctgccctaatatatatatataaatttatataaAACAGATGTCTCATAACATAAACTTGATACGATGGTTTGGCTTTGATGTTGTATTTTAGGCCTCACTAATATACAAATCTGTTGGCAAAAGGTATATGATTGATAAATGATGAGTTCCCATCTGAGATTCGCATTTCCCTAATAACATATATGTTACTGGAAGTATTGTTTTGAATCAGAGAAGTGATAAAGGTAAACCCATTTAGATATTCATCTTCATAGATGGCGAAAAACTTTCTCCAACTTAATAGCTTCAAAACAGAAGCTATCTTAGTTAGCACACCACACCAGGTCCGGTCATCTCCCATAACACACATCACCTTCTCTGGTCAAAACATACCCCTGTCATCTACAGTCACCAACTCCTACCAAGAGCCTATAAAAACTGCAACACATCCAGAACAGCCCGCTAGGGTCCTGATGAGGGTGCCTAAATATGACCATATCACACGCATCCTTCACTCACTCGGAAAGGACATCCAGACTCCACTCcgtttcccttttttctgtaagtcgctttggataaaagtgtctgttaaatgactaaatgaaacTGGCCAAAGCTGGCCTGTACTTTTTCTGAGGGAAATTTTAGTTTTCACTAAGACCAGCCCTTGTAGGTGGAGTGTACCAAATTTAAACAATATGGCATCCTTGTAATTATAGAAAAATAAGGAGCACACCAGATAGTAGGAGGAGATTAGGGTTATGTCCTTTGATACCAAAAtataaacagatacaaaatgttaaaattgttgTTGATGTTCATAAGAATCagtggctttggtgcatttctcacatcactatttacatttgcacaacagttaatgcatcttctcaaaacaatttgtacaaactgcaaaacctagttgataacctgtagaagtgtgtcacttgctcaaaatggatagctcatccctcaaaagcaagtattcatgtcaatgaaattgtcagtgacatcaagatgaaaagtcctgacaccatgtttatgaacgagatagtcaaatggctctgtcatgttttcattatgacagtttattctgtaaatgttttccaatgcaaaaaagtcagaccttggtgacgctacctgaaaatgctcaagacagCACTATATACCAACTgagtaactgagtacaacacactgaatatgtatgtttcacattttcactgcatatgctctttgcaattctaTTTTGTTCACAACAttgtgcaaaatgaaaaaaaaacacccttatttacaacaaacatacaactccctttgggtagagctgtgcacaactgtaaacaatattGCAGTAATAGAACTGAATATACAACATACATAGTACTGTAAATCTTCCATGCACATCCAGACGTTCCTCTCTATCTGGCCACAGTTTCATCTACATCACAGCCAATGTCATCTCTTGCAATGCAGCGAGGAAAATATCTCCTCAAGTTGCGAATCCACCCTCTGAAGgactctgctgtgatgtcatcacatgtcATCCCCTTCCTCCCTGCACCCTCACCCCTCTTCCAAGTGGATGACCTTCCATTTCTGTCTCACAGTATTGTAGAAATGGTACACACTATGTCCTGTTTGATTCATATATGctttaaaagtgtttataggtttatgggattcagctctgagtgtgGAAAAAAGTTTAGAAAAGAATATAgaaaatttgcttgacagattttgacaactagttcaacatttttatatgtaatgactcaagcaaagAAATGAGTACTATTacttttatatggaatgactattcagcactcacaagtatagttaactttgactgacatgacataagcaaataatgttataaaacagcagagagttgtatgaaagcacttaatgcatgtccaaaagcattcgcaatttgttgtaaggaatgagaaactgctactatgatgagcacaaatgactaaatgttgcaGGCCAAGGGGGAACTGTATCACTGATCGTTAACCTAGTTACACCATGATTGAGTGGGAAGAGGACAACAATGCAACAGTAATTTTAATAGGTGCatgtgagataaaaaaaaaattcagaaacagtgagaaaaagcatggtgatgtttcaaaataaacaatgtaaacaatGAAAGTTGAAAATGGTGTACAGGTAAACAttctaaaaagtaaataaaacattctaaaagtaaataaaaaagtcaataaaacattCTTAAAAAAGTCAATGAAACATTCTGAAAATGACAATGTAAGCCTAAAACTCAAAACGGCGATATATACAGCATGGCCACCCAGTACAATGTTTTGCTTTGCTTGTTTTACTGAGTGGTATAAAGGTGTCTAGGGGTGTTACCATATCATCGTTTTTGGTATCTTGTTGTGACCCCTGGACTCCCCCTCTCTGAGACTTGGGAGTGGGTCAGTAGGTGGCCATTAGTCCATTCCATGGCCTGTGGGTCAGCCTGCCAATGTCCTTGTTGTTGTGCGTTTGGGCAGTCTCTTGTTAAGTAGACAGTCCGTTGTGCTTCATGAATTCTTGTAACCTTGTGACATCTCCTGCTACCTCTGAACAGTCCACATATCAGGTGTAGTTTTCCCTGAACAACAGTCCTGAAGTCTCTGGTGTTAGGCCTGTAGTGTCCAACCAGCTGCAGCAAGACCTTTGAGAAGTTCTTGGATAGTTCTGGAAGGTCAGGCATTGCTTGTCTCTCCTCTGGGCTCCATGGCATGAAAACAGACACTGGCTGGCCTCCATGGTCCTGTCCCTGAATCAAATAGTCCTTCTGATGTGTTGATTGGCCACCCTGCAGTGTGGATGGAGTCTCAATCCTCGGCGTCGACAGCTGGTGGCAGGGGCAGTGGCCACGTATGGGGGAAGTCACAGACAGATCCCTCCTTGCATCACTGCAAGTATTCAGTGCTGGTGCAGGAGGTGGAGATGTGTTGAGTCCATCTCCTTGTTTGAGGTGGGTAGCTGGTTCTGGCACGGCCATCGCCCTTGGGTTGTGGTCAAGCTGGCTGTGACATGGTGGTGGGGGTTCTCGGCCAGGAGTCATCACTGCTTGGCTGCTGGGGAGGCAGTTCAGGGCTGGCTCCAGgcttgtctctgtctctggaaCAGCTGCAAAAGCTCGGACAACATTAGAAGCTCTTTGTCTGGCCCTCGCCTCTGCCTCTATCACCCACAGCTCAAGTGCTTCCCAGTCAACTTCAACCTTCCTTAATTTCTGATTTCTCATAGTGCTCTAATCGAAATTTTAGGATTGCAAGTTGGTCAGTGCTGAAGCTACCCCCAGTTGGAAATCCCCATTTATCCCACAGATCAAGCTGATCACATGTCCACTCACCATATTTTTCTGACATAATTCTTGCTGGCCCAGCTAATGGGATTAGCTTTGtctttttccccattttctttttgcttaatttaatCAATGTTAGGGTTTTCACTTAAAATGCAAGACAAAACGGAAGCTTTCAAGGCTTCACCcaaggtgagaaaaaaagcaatggaCAGTCAacacctccctccccctctttgTTAACGTAGTTAACATAATCAACacctaatttaaattaaaagagaCATTGAtctaaaaaagaataatcacaCGGTGACTAGGAatgcatttttgtaaatgtaacttGTAGCTAAAATAATAGATACATTTAATTTAGTAGAACTGAGTATTGGCTCACCCATGTCCGGTAAAATCACACATTGAGTAGTTCCAGATCATTCAGCAGGCGCTCAAACCTCTCACCCTCTCCGGCGTCCAACAGCCTGTTCCCAGGGGAAGGTACTGAGTTCCAGGATCCGATCCTCACCTCTAAAATAATCCTGGTCCAAGTCAAGTGGTGATCCAGGATGAGCCCCCAAACTGTCGTGGCAATCCTGACAACTGCACTacgttaatgggtgagctggccaaacacaaagcactcaatactctgttccgcaagttttattagcacatttgtattccatacaccgcacaactccgaatggctcttttacagtacaacaaagtcccgtacaccactcgacttatatctgttgtatttcccaacattgattcttcagcaagactCGATGCGGCCCTAttttcctgccctatacatcacacTGGTCCActggtctacatgttcccctctctcatggtgttatcattgttaagttcacagagtcagttcccacaatgccttgtgtcttgaatatcaaataggtcgccgcctacctcatgtcccaccatgcaggaaacaccaaatttccttcacactagTTTACTGTACAGGCaagctgacaaaaaaaaagaaactgcaggTAAAACAGGTGTGTGCCTTGAGGATAAGGTGGATGTGACTTATTGGCTCTAAAAGAGTATATAAAGCAGCTGGCTGGAGTGACTGCAGCAGTCTGTGCACAAGCACAGTGCTGTGAGAGCTGCTCGTGAGATTTTCTAACTTTTTCTTCAGTGAAGCAGTGTTGTTCACTGTAAAGCTCAGTAAATAATATGAAGTCactctttttcaaaatatgTCTTGGATCAAGgaataggttgtttttttttcattaaaccaAAGTTGGCAAAGAAAAAATGGTATCCCATTTTAAAGAAGGTAATTTAACTTCATCATCTTTCTCTTATTTCATTCTTGAAGGTTATGAGGATGTACGATCGttgagatatttttattttatgttaactgCAATGCTGtacattgttattgttattgtcaaCACTTCTCTGATTGTGGTGATCTGTGTGAACAGAAGCTTACATGAACCtatgtacatttttctgtgcagctTGTTTGTAAATGAACTGTATGGTAGTACAGGGTTGTTTCCATTCCTTCTGGTTCAGATCCTCTCTGACATTcacactgtttctgtttctttttgtttcctgcagatttactgtttgtatACTTATGCAAATATAGAATTTGGTAATTTAGCCATCATGTCTTATGACAGATACCTCGCTATCTGTTGTCCTCTGCAATATAACACACGAATGACATGTAACAAAGCAGTTATCTTTATTATTGCTGTATGGTTGTATTCTTTTGTCAATTTCCTGATTCCCTTTTCCTTAAACATCCGTTTGACACTTTGTGGAAACATCATGAACAGTTTATGTTGTCATAACTATCTTGTTGCAAAGTTGGCCTGTTCTGATATCAATGTGATTAACATTTATGGACTTTTTTCCACTGCTGTCTCATTGTTAGTCCCACTGCTTCCAATCCttatttcttacagtaaaattctcaaagtgtgtttttttggctcCAAACAGACGAGACAGAAAGCTGTCAGTACCTGCACACCTCACCTTGCTTCTCTGCTCAACTTTTCTTTTGGCTGCAGCTTTCAAATTCTTCAGAGTAGATTTGATATGAGCAGTGTACCCAGTGAGCTGCgtattattctgtctctgtattTTCTCATCATACCCCCATTCTTGAATCCTGTCATGTTTGGTTTGCAAATGTCAAAAATACGGAATAGATGCAAACATGTCCTCTGTTATAACATTTTGACTTGTcgcagaaataaaaagacataaaaaagtaaactaTTCATAACATCATATCTTGAAATGTGctgatttttatttacagtatatatgacatatattaaaaaatatacagtatacttGGATACCTAAATATAACAactttcattatattttaattgcatataaaaaaatacatgagtATATAAGGCTCACTCTGGGGGGATGTTTTGAGTAGGACCAGGACATGTAGTTGGAGTGTTCCAAATTTAAACAATATGGCATCCTtgtaatgagagagaaaaaaatgggggGGAGGGAGCAGACCAGATACTAGGAGATTAGGGTTATATCATTTGATACCAAAATACAGATAgatacaaaatgttaaaattgttgTTGATGTTCTGAAGAATCAACTCGGGTCTTATTATCATTTGGGAATAAACTCTCTGGCCAGTGAAGTACTTGGGATTCGTTTTTCGTACATGAATCAGTAGTAAATCTTTTCCAATAGTGCCTGAATGTTGGAGAGACCCACATGACCTTGCATGGCAGTTAATATCTGTAAAACCTCCGAGATATCAGAGAAAGTCATGGAGGGTTACAAAAATGAATTTGCAGAATTTGGGCTTTCTAGTGTGTCCACCTGACAGGTGAAATGTGGAGGGAGTCTCAGCATCGTTTGAGGTCAGCAACAGTGACAGGAGggatttattttgatatttgcaTCATCTGATAACCTCCTGTTTAGTTGTTCTTTCTGGTTTATCAGAAAATTATAGCAGACACATGTACATGCTCTGAATGTGATAAGCCTCCATCCACTCAGAAGCCTTTACCAAACTGATGGAAAGGCTAATGTGTGGAGAAAGAAAGGATCCGCTCCCAAGTTAATGTTGTGAGTAATGTCATGTCTTGGACTTGCATGGCTTCTTCAAGGACCGGCTCATTGATCTTCATCGATGTCATTACACACAATGGCAGCAGAAAAATGGACTCAGAAGtataaagaaacattttgtttcacATCCAGCTGGTGGGAGAACCTGAGGTCAATGAAACATtgactttaattaaaattattttttcaccagGTTCCACGAAAGTGTATGATGTTAGTTGAAAGCAAAAATGTTAAGGTCATCTAACTTTATGAACTTGTATTACATTAACACAATTGAATTGACCCAACTCGACAGAATAACTTGTAATCAACAAGTAATATTTAAGCTTACCCAATCTAATTCAGTCATGCTACATGgacataaataatatatttacaggCTTCATACTTTACATTTGTCCTTTAaacatgcatctttttttttttttatcccacgatttttgtaacccattttatttatcagcCAGTTTGTCCTATTCCATGATCCTTGGTGCTACCTCGTCCCTGTCGGTCTGGGAAGAGCCCTGAACTTgccacatgcttcctccgatacatgcggagttagcagaccgcttgttttttacaaacatgtcgtgtttgttttttaaagccaCAACAAGAGTTcttaactggttatgaaagtCCAAATTTTTAGATAGACAAACAAGACCTATTGGCTATTTCTGTAATTTGCCATTCTTATTGGCTGCCACTGGGTCGGAGGCAGGCAAAAGCACACAAAGCAGTTAATACGGCAGGCAGACCAGAAGAccatatgtttacattttctcagGCAAAGTTTGGCAGTAAGTTAGTATGATACGGTGTCTAGTATGGTGCCTTTTGTCCACAGGCACCGCCAAACTAAAGTTCCTTGTGGTGGCGCcaaaagcgcctggaaaaaaatacctggaaaacctatgggcgattttcaaatgaccccctaaaa
This is a stretch of genomic DNA from Centropristis striata isolate RG_2023a ecotype Rhode Island chromosome 4, C.striata_1.0, whole genome shotgun sequence. It encodes these proteins:
- the LOC131970712 gene encoding olfactory receptor 52D1-like: MVSHFKEGNLTSSSFSYFILEGYEDVRSLRYFYFMLTAMLYIVIVIVNTSLIVVICVNRSLHEPMYIFLCSLFVNELYGSTGLFPFLLVQILSDIHTVSVSFCFLQIYCLYTYANIEFGNLAIMSYDRYLAICCPLQYNTRMTCNKAVIFIIAVWLYSFVNFLIPFSLNIRLTLCGNIMNSLCCHNYLVAKLACSDINVINIYGLFSTAVSLLVPLLPILISYSKILKVCFFGSKQTRQKAVSTCTPHLASLLNFSFGCSFQILQSRFDMSSVPSELRIILSLYFLIIPPFLNPVMFGLQMSKIRNRCKHVLCYNILTCRRNKKT